Proteins encoded together in one Candidatus Sulfotelmatobacter sp. window:
- the purU gene encoding formyltetrahydrofolate deformylase — MKPSAILLISCPDRKGEVATIADFVYRHNGNILHADEHADEESGLFLMRVEFDPKDFDIDLSDKDLVDFGKHFSPIAEKFQMNWRLAQSSQRQRMIILVSKYDHCLVDLLYRHKSGELACDIPLIISNHTDNQAIADFYKIPYAVVPVTKDNKSQAEARIQALIDEQKPDFMVLARYMQILSNEFVNGYPQRIINIHHSFLPAFVGARPYHQAFERGVKLIGATSHYVTEVLDDGPIIEQDVVRVSHRDTVQDLIRKGRDLEKVVLSRAVRLHVENRVLLYGNKTVVF; from the coding sequence ATGAAACCCTCCGCCATCCTGCTCATCTCGTGCCCTGACCGCAAGGGCGAGGTCGCGACTATCGCCGACTTCGTCTACCGGCACAACGGCAACATCCTGCACGCGGACGAGCACGCCGACGAAGAATCCGGGCTGTTTCTGATGCGGGTGGAGTTCGACCCTAAAGACTTCGACATTGATCTCAGCGACAAAGACCTCGTCGATTTCGGCAAACATTTCTCTCCTATCGCTGAAAAGTTTCAGATGAATTGGCGGCTGGCGCAGTCGTCGCAGCGGCAGCGCATGATCATTCTGGTTTCGAAGTACGATCACTGCCTGGTCGATCTGCTCTATCGACACAAGTCTGGAGAGCTGGCCTGCGACATTCCTCTAATTATTTCCAATCACACCGATAATCAGGCGATCGCCGACTTCTACAAGATTCCCTATGCGGTTGTTCCGGTGACGAAAGACAACAAGAGTCAGGCCGAGGCCAGGATTCAGGCTCTCATCGACGAGCAGAAGCCGGACTTCATGGTGCTGGCGCGCTACATGCAAATTCTTTCGAACGAGTTCGTGAATGGTTACCCGCAAAGAATTATTAATATTCATCACTCTTTCCTGCCGGCGTTTGTGGGCGCGCGGCCCTACCATCAGGCATTCGAGCGCGGGGTGAAATTAATCGGCGCCACCAGCCATTACGTCACCGAAGTGCTCGACGACGGGCCGATCATCGAGCAGGATGTCGTCCGAGTATCGCATCGCGATACCGTCCAAGATCTCATCCGCAAAGGCCGCGATTTGGAAAAAGTCGTACTCTCCCGGGCCGTGCGTTTGCACGTGGAAAATCGCGTACTCCTTTATGGCAACAAAACGGTTGTCTTCTGA
- a CDS encoding NAD(P)/FAD-dependent oxidoreductase, giving the protein MAGSNYDVIVIGGGHNGLVNSAYLAKAGKKVLVLERRHVLGGAACTEEIVPGFKFSVCSYVVSLLRPEIIRDLDLPRHGLEILPLDGTFTPMPSGDYLWRVNDHGKTHREIARHSRVDAEAYDEFGKAMQAMCRFVKPILSMVPPDPTTLDPRELMKLLFIGRRFQGMSSYDKYNQVQLMTMSAIDFLDQWFETDVLKATMSASGIIGTFLGVRSPGTAYVLLHHYMGEIDGAFRAWGFARGGTGAISNAIADAAREAGVEIRTKSAISQILIKNGKAKGVVLANGDEIYADVVSSSVDPRLTFTKFIEAGNLPGDFLEDVNRFKYRGSSGKVNMALSGLPNFKCMPGPGAHLRGAISISPSVEYMERAYDDAKYGNFSRHPYIDMVIPSLTDPSVAPPGKHVLSCFVQYAPYKLRPGLNWDDQKEAFGDTVVNTIAEYAPNIKDIIIQKQVITPLDLEREWGLSEGNIFQGELSLEQLFFLRPVPGWAQYRTPIKNLYMCGSATHPGGGIMGANGRLAALEILKDIKGAA; this is encoded by the coding sequence ATGGCTGGTTCTAACTACGACGTAATCGTGATCGGCGGCGGGCACAACGGGCTAGTAAACTCGGCGTACCTGGCGAAGGCCGGCAAGAAAGTGCTGGTGCTGGAACGCCGCCACGTGCTGGGCGGCGCGGCGTGCACGGAAGAAATTGTGCCCGGATTTAAGTTCTCGGTTTGCTCTTACGTGGTGTCGCTGCTGCGGCCGGAGATAATTCGCGACCTCGATTTGCCCCGGCACGGGCTGGAAATTCTTCCGCTCGACGGCACGTTCACGCCCATGCCCAGCGGCGATTATTTGTGGCGCGTGAACGATCATGGCAAGACGCACCGCGAGATTGCCCGCCACTCACGCGTGGACGCCGAAGCTTACGACGAATTTGGCAAGGCGATGCAGGCTATGTGCCGCTTCGTGAAGCCGATTCTCAGCATGGTGCCGCCAGACCCGACAACGCTCGATCCGCGCGAACTGATGAAGCTGTTATTCATCGGACGCCGCTTTCAGGGCATGTCGAGCTACGACAAATACAATCAAGTGCAACTGATGACGATGTCCGCCATTGATTTTCTCGATCAATGGTTCGAGACCGACGTGCTCAAGGCGACGATGTCGGCGTCGGGAATTATCGGGACGTTTCTCGGCGTGCGCTCGCCGGGGACGGCGTACGTGTTGCTGCACCATTACATGGGAGAGATCGACGGTGCGTTTCGCGCCTGGGGATTCGCGCGCGGCGGGACGGGCGCGATCTCGAACGCGATTGCGGATGCCGCACGCGAGGCCGGCGTGGAGATCCGCACGAAGTCAGCGATCTCGCAGATTCTTATTAAGAATGGCAAGGCCAAGGGCGTGGTGCTCGCCAATGGCGACGAGATTTACGCAGACGTGGTCTCGTCCAGCGTCGATCCGCGGCTGACGTTCACCAAGTTCATCGAAGCCGGAAATTTGCCGGGAGATTTTCTGGAAGACGTGAACCGCTTCAAGTATCGCGGCTCTTCGGGCAAAGTGAATATGGCGCTGAGCGGACTGCCCAATTTCAAATGCATGCCCGGACCAGGAGCGCACCTGCGCGGCGCGATTTCGATTTCGCCGTCGGTGGAATACATGGAACGCGCTTACGACGATGCGAAGTACGGAAACTTCTCGCGGCATCCGTATATCGACATGGTGATTCCGTCGCTGACCGATCCTTCGGTCGCGCCCCCCGGAAAACATGTGCTGTCGTGCTTCGTGCAGTATGCGCCGTATAAGCTTCGACCGGGGCTGAACTGGGACGATCAAAAAGAAGCCTTCGGCGACACGGTCGTCAATACCATCGCCGAGTACGCGCCGAACATCAAAGACATCATTATTCAAAAACAAGTAATCACCCCGCTCGACCTCGAACGCGAGTGGGGATTGAGCGAGGGCAACATTTTTCAAGGTGAGCTTTCGCTGGAGCAGCTTTTTTTCCTGCGTCCCGTGCCGGGGTGGGCGCAGTACCGGACGCCGATCAAGAATTTATATATGTGCGGATCGGCGACGCATCCCGGCGGCGGCATCATGGGAGCAAATGGGCGGCTCGCGGCGCTGGAGATTCTGAAAGACATTAAGGGAGCGGCGTGA
- a CDS encoding aminomethyltransferase family protein produces MPIGTAFHERTFPLCHSLNYREWSGYYTVSVYEVHHEHEYNAIRNAAALIDISPLYKYLVTGNDATRLVNRVITRDINKVKVGQVIYCCWCDEEGKVIDDGTISRLEENVYRWTAADPSLRWFRQNGLNMDVQVEDISEKVAALALQGPTSAKLLKTVAEADISDLKYFRVTRGKIAGVPVDISRTGYTGDLGYEIWVPCANGEKDNAIKVWDALAAAGKEFDLHAVGMLALDVARVEAGLLLIEVDYTSSKKALIPSQKFSPYELGFAKMVHLDKENFIGKRALEQDAKNGVPRQLVGLEVDWTDIEALYDRYGLTPAAPAQASRVAVPVYAGEKQAGKATTTSWSPILKKLVALASIETEYAKPGTALQMEITIEAMRLKTNVKVTNLPFFNPPRKTATPV; encoded by the coding sequence TTGCCCATCGGAACCGCATTTCACGAGCGCACTTTCCCCCTTTGCCATAGCCTGAATTACCGCGAGTGGTCTGGCTACTACACTGTCAGCGTGTATGAAGTTCATCACGAGCACGAGTACAACGCCATTCGCAACGCCGCTGCGCTAATCGATATTTCCCCGCTGTACAAATATCTCGTCACTGGCAACGACGCCACGCGACTCGTCAACCGCGTGATCACGCGCGACATTAACAAAGTCAAAGTCGGGCAGGTGATTTATTGCTGCTGGTGCGACGAAGAGGGCAAGGTCATCGACGATGGCACGATCTCGCGCCTCGAAGAAAATGTCTATCGCTGGACCGCCGCCGACCCCAGCCTGCGCTGGTTTCGCCAGAACGGCCTGAACATGGACGTGCAGGTCGAAGACATTTCCGAAAAAGTTGCGGCGCTGGCTTTGCAGGGCCCGACATCGGCCAAGCTGCTCAAGACTGTTGCCGAGGCCGACATCTCGGATCTCAAATATTTTCGCGTCACGCGCGGCAAAATTGCCGGCGTCCCCGTCGACATTTCCCGCACCGGCTACACCGGCGATCTCGGCTACGAAATCTGGGTACCATGCGCGAATGGAGAAAAGGACAACGCGATTAAAGTCTGGGACGCGCTGGCCGCGGCCGGCAAAGAATTCGATCTGCACGCTGTTGGCATGCTGGCGCTCGACGTCGCGCGCGTCGAAGCCGGGCTGCTCCTCATCGAAGTCGATTACACGAGCTCAAAGAAAGCGCTGATTCCGTCGCAAAAGTTTTCACCCTACGAACTGGGCTTCGCCAAGATGGTCCATCTCGACAAAGAAAACTTCATCGGCAAGCGCGCTCTGGAGCAAGATGCGAAGAACGGTGTACCTCGGCAACTCGTTGGCCTCGAGGTGGACTGGACCGACATCGAGGCGCTCTATGATCGTTACGGCCTCACTCCAGCCGCGCCCGCGCAGGCTTCGCGCGTCGCAGTCCCGGTGTACGCGGGCGAGAAGCAGGCCGGCAAGGCGACAACCACGAGTTGGTCGCCGATCCTGAAAAAGTTGGTCGCGCTGGCCAGCATTGAAACGGAATATGCGAAGCCGGGAACGGCGTTGCAGATGGAGATCACCATCGAAGCGATGCGGCTAAAAACAAATGTCAAGGTGACGAACTTGCCATTCTTCAACCCGCCGCGAAAGACGGCGACTCCGGTGTGA
- a CDS encoding Rne/Rng family ribonuclease has product MNKELFVSSTPHETKVGLVEDDLLAEVYLERENEYTLAGSIYKGRVTRVLPGMQSAFVDIGLERDAFLYVSDFMELEEHDDDLTDVVPATRSVPDLRQRTEVAPATGESTIAEPISQIDTEEGSFEADTLAEDAPASSTGEITEPGNAADTPSRDRGNWRGRRRRRGGRRDGRDRASDRAPERGSERSPDRGVERTQERPAERFADRGQESRYARPVETARTDSGRNQPAGPPPGYTPIILPGESISKYQRYAQPAPAPPVRELYLEAASEASVEPVSPPAPTFPEDEPIFAAADLVAEPLHEQHEDINSVHEEQSVHKEEEERGEHLEPVESASTSAAWNQEFRAPEPAIIPALGWPGETIAAVEQEPVKPGEVEQEVESDELLSARSDETEHDHLEDRHRHDLRHDHRHDLRHDLRHEEMHREEQTPIFAAPGTMEEETIDEEEADTVPYESSSDEGYDEFEEETQAAGQPAHMLGEAREVVSEIHQESMAHSGEAHPAQSAPAEHEHEEDSEELELEEAQAEAEAMLDAEARGNGTVDARVEVRAPAATAGYTQRGQRPRPGYDRDRQGGGPRDRQRRGGGGGRNRFRRRENAPVPLISDLLKEGQEILVQIAKEPIGKKGARITSHIALPGRFLVYMPTVNHTGVSRKISSEEERQRLKRIILSERENGHGGFIVRTAAQAASEEELRADIRFLKGLWQDIKTRAESSKPPALIYHDLNVVERVLRDQVTSDFSVIWVDTEPEYERVLRFFNRFQPQMVKRVKLYTKETPLFEQFGLAEEMNKALKSKVWLKSGGYIVINQTEALVAIDINTGKYVGKTARLEDTIVKTNVDAIKEIVRQIRLRDLGGIIIIDFIDMDERRNRQRVMQALEEELRHDRAPSKTLQFNDFGLVAITRKRVKQSLERTIGAPCPYCESTGYVKSVTTVCNEIYVEMRKIAKHLEHEDVMLRVHPDVAKELKSNNGRLLNEMEELTKRTIIVKSDPAVHQQQFDIN; this is encoded by the coding sequence ATGAACAAAGAACTGTTTGTCTCTTCTACTCCCCACGAAACCAAGGTGGGCCTGGTGGAAGACGATCTGCTCGCGGAAGTTTATTTAGAGCGCGAGAACGAGTACACCTTAGCTGGGTCCATCTACAAAGGCCGCGTCACGCGCGTGCTGCCCGGCATGCAGTCGGCCTTCGTCGACATCGGGCTGGAACGCGATGCCTTCCTCTACGTTTCCGACTTCATGGAACTGGAAGAGCATGACGACGATTTAACTGACGTCGTCCCCGCAACCCGAAGCGTGCCGGATTTGCGCCAACGTACCGAAGTTGCCCCGGCCACCGGTGAATCCACCATTGCGGAGCCTATTTCGCAAATCGATACCGAGGAAGGATCGTTCGAGGCCGACACCTTAGCTGAAGATGCGCCGGCGTCGTCGACCGGCGAGATCACCGAGCCTGGGAATGCCGCAGATACCCCAAGTCGCGATCGTGGAAACTGGCGCGGACGGCGTCGCCGTCGCGGCGGCCGTCGCGACGGACGCGACCGGGCTTCGGATCGAGCGCCGGAGCGAGGATCGGAGCGCAGCCCCGATCGCGGAGTGGAGAGAACGCAAGAACGCCCGGCGGAGCGATTCGCCGACCGTGGTCAGGAATCGCGCTACGCGCGCCCCGTAGAGACCGCGCGGACAGATTCGGGCCGAAACCAGCCCGCTGGCCCGCCGCCGGGATACACGCCGATCATTTTGCCGGGTGAGTCGATTTCGAAATACCAGCGCTATGCGCAACCCGCGCCCGCGCCGCCCGTTCGAGAGCTATACCTCGAGGCCGCATCAGAAGCTTCGGTTGAACCCGTTTCACCACCGGCGCCCACCTTTCCTGAAGACGAGCCGATTTTCGCCGCTGCCGATTTAGTCGCGGAACCGCTACACGAGCAGCACGAAGACATCAACTCCGTCCACGAAGAGCAATCGGTCCACAAAGAGGAAGAAGAGCGAGGGGAACATCTGGAACCGGTGGAGTCGGCCTCAACTTCCGCGGCGTGGAATCAGGAGTTCCGCGCACCCGAGCCGGCGATTATCCCCGCGCTGGGTTGGCCCGGAGAGACTATCGCCGCCGTCGAACAGGAGCCGGTCAAGCCCGGTGAAGTAGAGCAGGAGGTAGAGTCCGACGAACTGCTCTCCGCGCGCAGCGATGAGACGGAGCATGATCATCTCGAGGATCGTCATCGCCACGATCTTCGTCACGATCATCGTCACGATCTTCGTCACGATCTTCGTCACGAGGAAATGCATCGCGAGGAACAAACTCCCATCTTCGCCGCTCCCGGCACCATGGAAGAAGAAACGATCGACGAAGAAGAAGCGGATACGGTGCCTTACGAGTCTTCCTCCGATGAAGGTTATGACGAGTTCGAAGAGGAGACCCAGGCCGCAGGTCAGCCCGCGCACATGCTTGGCGAGGCCCGCGAAGTAGTCTCCGAAATACACCAAGAGTCGATGGCGCACTCCGGCGAGGCGCATCCCGCGCAATCCGCTCCGGCAGAGCATGAGCACGAGGAAGACAGCGAAGAATTGGAACTGGAAGAAGCGCAGGCCGAAGCCGAAGCTATGCTCGACGCCGAAGCCCGCGGCAACGGCACCGTCGATGCGCGTGTGGAAGTTCGGGCTCCGGCCGCAACCGCCGGCTACACGCAACGCGGCCAACGCCCGCGTCCCGGCTATGATCGCGACCGCCAGGGCGGTGGTCCGCGTGATCGCCAGCGCCGTGGAGGCGGAGGAGGCCGCAACCGTTTCCGCCGCCGCGAGAACGCGCCGGTTCCTCTGATCAGCGATCTGCTCAAAGAAGGTCAGGAGATCCTGGTTCAGATTGCGAAGGAACCCATCGGTAAAAAGGGCGCGCGCATCACCAGCCACATTGCGCTCCCGGGACGGTTTCTGGTTTACATGCCTACGGTGAATCACACCGGCGTTTCGCGCAAAATTTCTTCCGAGGAAGAGCGCCAGCGCTTGAAGCGAATTATTCTCAGCGAGCGCGAGAACGGGCACGGAGGTTTCATCGTCCGCACCGCGGCGCAGGCGGCCAGCGAAGAGGAACTCCGCGCCGACATTCGTTTCCTAAAAGGCTTGTGGCAGGACATCAAAACTCGCGCCGAAAGCTCGAAGCCGCCTGCGCTCATCTACCACGATTTGAACGTGGTCGAGCGCGTGCTGCGCGACCAGGTCACCTCCGACTTCAGCGTGATCTGGGTCGACACCGAACCGGAATACGAGCGCGTGTTGCGCTTCTTCAACCGCTTTCAGCCGCAGATGGTCAAGCGGGTAAAGCTCTATACGAAAGAGACGCCGTTGTTCGAGCAATTCGGCCTGGCCGAAGAGATGAATAAAGCGCTCAAGTCGAAAGTGTGGCTGAAGAGCGGCGGCTACATCGTGATCAACCAGACCGAAGCGCTGGTTGCCATCGACATCAACACCGGCAAGTATGTCGGTAAAACCGCGCGCCTCGAAGACACCATCGTCAAAACCAACGTTGACGCCATCAAAGAGATCGTGCGCCAGATTCGGCTGCGCGATCTGGGCGGCATCATCATCATCGACTTCATCGACATGGACGAGCGCCGCAACCGCCAGCGTGTGATGCAGGCCCTGGAAGAAGAACTTCGCCACGACCGGGCGCCGTCAAAAACCTTGCAATTTAATGATTTCGGCCTCGTCGCTATCACCCGCAAACGCGTGAAGCAATCGCTCGAACGCACCATTGGCGCGCCTTGCCCGTATTGCGAGTCGACCGGATACGTGAAGTCGGTCACCACAGTCTGCAACGAAATCTACGTCGAGATGCGGAAGATCGCGAAGCATCTGGAGCACGAAGACGTCATGCTGCGCGTGCATCCGGATGTGGCGAAAGAATTGAAATCGAACAACGGCCGCCTGCTGAACGAAATGGAAGAATTAACCAAGCGCACCATCATCGTGAAAAGCGACCCGGCGGTGCATCAACAGCAGTTCGATATCAACTGA
- the rodA gene encoding rod shape-determining protein RodA: MSRYVSYRDFDWVLLGFVLIICGLGVMEIHSATVHTKFAGAHVKQIYWILAGVGMMFVVSLISYQALLDQIHWFYIAGVGSLMAVLLFGQRYLGAKRWVKMPGGNHFQPSEWVKIILILAVAKYFADMRQRELSWADFLKAGAIVGFPMLMVLAQPDLGTALTYVPIAIMGVFLGGLQWRQGLTVALLAAIGIGAVFFTPRVHVLKSYQKQRLTSFIDPELDPQGSGYQVEQSKIAVGSGGLWGGKGSQTHGAFLPVPQTDFIFAAFSEEHGFVGALGVLLLYFVVLMRLTQNAQTAPDRAGTFVVMGVVAVLSFHILVNVGMVVGFMPVTGIPLPLMSYGGSSVLFMFLALGMVMNVRMRRFVN; the protein is encoded by the coding sequence ATGTCCCGTTACGTTTCATACCGCGACTTTGACTGGGTCCTTCTGGGATTCGTGCTGATTATTTGCGGCTTGGGTGTGATGGAGATTCACAGTGCCACGGTGCACACGAAGTTTGCCGGAGCCCACGTCAAACAGATCTATTGGATATTGGCTGGTGTCGGCATGATGTTCGTGGTCAGCCTGATCAGTTATCAGGCGCTGCTCGATCAGATTCACTGGTTCTACATTGCCGGCGTCGGATCGCTGATGGCGGTGCTGCTCTTCGGGCAACGGTATCTGGGCGCGAAGCGGTGGGTCAAAATGCCCGGAGGCAACCACTTTCAGCCGTCGGAGTGGGTCAAAATAATCCTCATTCTTGCCGTCGCCAAATATTTTGCCGACATGCGGCAGAGAGAACTTTCCTGGGCCGATTTTTTGAAGGCAGGCGCGATCGTCGGCTTTCCCATGTTGATGGTCTTGGCCCAACCCGATCTTGGCACTGCGCTCACCTACGTCCCCATCGCCATTATGGGCGTATTTCTGGGAGGATTGCAGTGGAGGCAGGGGCTGACCGTAGCCTTGTTGGCTGCTATTGGCATTGGGGCTGTATTTTTCACGCCCCGCGTGCACGTGCTCAAGTCGTATCAGAAGCAACGGTTGACCAGCTTCATTGACCCAGAACTGGACCCGCAAGGCTCGGGGTACCAAGTTGAGCAATCCAAGATTGCGGTCGGTTCCGGAGGCCTGTGGGGCGGGAAAGGCTCGCAAACACACGGCGCTTTCCTTCCAGTGCCGCAAACCGACTTCATTTTTGCCGCCTTTTCCGAAGAACACGGATTCGTAGGCGCGCTCGGGGTTCTGCTGTTATACTTCGTTGTGCTGATGCGTTTGACCCAGAACGCGCAAACCGCCCCGGATCGGGCGGGCACGTTCGTGGTAATGGGTGTGGTGGCTGTGCTTAGCTTCCATATCCTGGTCAATGTCGGCATGGTGGTTGGCTTCATGCCCGTCACCGGAATACCCCTGCCGCTGATGAGTTATGGTGGGTCTTCTGTACTGTTTATGTTCCTGGCGCTGGGGATGGTCATGAATGTTCGTATGCGCCGTTTCGTGAACTAG
- a CDS encoding GIY-YIG nuclease family protein, with protein sequence MAKLFFVYIMTNSPDSAVLYAGITGDLVHRVWQHKNKLVRGFTSRYNLTRLVYYERFCYPDAAMNREKEIKGWRRSKKIRLIDSANPRWEDLAKDWQNLYKPCPEADQ encoded by the coding sequence ATGGCAAAGCTATTCTTCGTTTACATCATGACGAACAGCCCGGATTCCGCCGTCCTCTATGCGGGCATAACGGGCGACCTTGTACACCGCGTCTGGCAGCACAAGAACAAGTTGGTTCGCGGCTTCACCAGTCGCTATAACCTGACTCGACTCGTGTACTATGAGCGATTTTGCTATCCCGACGCGGCGATGAACCGTGAAAAGGAAATCAAAGGGTGGCGGCGAAGCAAGAAGATCAGACTCATCGACTCCGCGAATCCCCGATGGGAAGACTTGGCCAAAGACTGGCAAAACCTGTACAAGCCATGCCCCGAAGCTGATCAGTAG
- a CDS encoding NAD(P)/FAD-dependent oxidoreductase: protein MATGNQRDIVIIGGGHNGLITAFYLAKAGYKPLVLERSAQVGGAAITDEFHPGFRCSTLAHTAGPILPGIVRDMQLDKHGLKWITPDVCVTALSPDGRALSLYQDPRKSAQEIAAFSQKDAAKYPEFAQSLAKISKVIGEALATTPPDIDSPTRGDLWSMLKTGRAIRNLGKRDMFRLLRWGPMAVADLASEYFETELLRAVIAARGVFGTFLGPWSAGSALVLLIRAAGDSHPAGSAALAAGGMGAVTQAMASAAKAAGVEIRTAAEVIEIRVQNGAATGVLLSTGEEIQAKTVISNADPKRTLLKLTDPTHLSPDFVQRLQHYRGNGTVAKVNLALSGLPKFRALKDGDASALKGRIHIGNEIDYLERAFDESKYGDFSRQPHLDCTIPSLTDPTLAADGKHVMSIYMQYAPYKLKGGWEDRNGDAQRKALGQTVVQTLAQYAPNLPELILTHQIITPLDLEEKYGLTGGQIFHGELALDQFFTMRPLLDWARYKTPIQNLYLCGSGTHPGAGLTGGSGANAAREILKELRK from the coding sequence ATGGCGACTGGCAACCAGCGCGACATCGTCATTATTGGTGGCGGCCACAACGGGCTCATCACCGCTTTCTATCTGGCCAAGGCCGGATATAAACCGCTTGTGCTCGAGCGCAGCGCGCAGGTCGGAGGGGCGGCGATCACCGATGAATTTCATCCGGGATTTCGTTGTTCGACATTGGCGCACACGGCTGGGCCGATTCTGCCGGGGATTGTGCGCGATATGCAACTCGATAAGCACGGGCTGAAGTGGATCACGCCCGACGTTTGCGTGACGGCGCTTTCGCCGGATGGCCGCGCCCTTTCGCTCTATCAGGATCCGAGGAAATCGGCGCAGGAAATTGCAGCCTTCTCGCAGAAGGATGCCGCAAAGTATCCGGAGTTCGCGCAGTCGCTGGCGAAGATTTCCAAAGTGATCGGCGAGGCGCTGGCGACGACACCTCCCGACATCGACAGCCCCACTCGCGGCGATTTGTGGAGCATGCTCAAAACAGGGCGCGCAATTCGCAATTTAGGAAAGCGCGACATGTTTCGCCTCTTACGCTGGGGGCCGATGGCCGTGGCCGACCTGGCGTCGGAATATTTTGAAACAGAATTGTTGCGAGCAGTGATTGCGGCGCGCGGGGTGTTTGGAACTTTTCTCGGTCCGTGGTCAGCGGGAAGCGCGCTGGTACTGCTGATTCGCGCAGCCGGAGATTCTCATCCCGCAGGCTCGGCGGCTCTGGCTGCTGGCGGCATGGGTGCGGTTACGCAGGCCATGGCATCGGCGGCAAAAGCTGCCGGTGTGGAAATTCGCACGGCCGCAGAGGTGATCGAGATTCGGGTGCAGAACGGAGCGGCCACCGGTGTGCTGCTTTCGACGGGAGAAGAAATTCAGGCAAAGACAGTGATCTCCAATGCCGACCCGAAGCGTACGCTGCTCAAGCTGACCGATCCGACGCATCTTTCGCCCGATTTCGTGCAGCGCCTGCAGCACTATCGCGGGAATGGCACGGTCGCGAAGGTGAACCTGGCGCTGTCGGGCCTGCCGAAATTCAGGGCGCTTAAAGATGGCGATGCCAGTGCGCTCAAGGGGCGGATTCACATCGGCAACGAGATTGACTATCTGGAACGGGCGTTCGACGAGTCGAAGTATGGCGACTTCTCCCGGCAGCCGCATCTCGATTGCACGATTCCGTCTCTGACTGACCCCACGCTCGCGGCCGACGGCAAGCATGTGATGTCGATCTACATGCAGTACGCGCCGTATAAATTAAAGGGCGGATGGGAAGATCGAAACGGAGATGCCCAGCGCAAAGCGTTGGGGCAGACGGTGGTGCAGACCTTGGCGCAATATGCGCCGAACCTCCCTGAACTGATTCTGACGCATCAGATCATCACGCCGCTCGATCTAGAAGAAAAGTACGGATTGACGGGTGGCCAGATTTTTCACGGAGAGCTGGCGCTCGATCAATTCTTCACCATGCGTCCGCTGCTGGATTGGGCGCGATACAAGACGCCGATTCAGAATTTATATTTGTGTGGCAGCGGGACGCATCCTGGGGCGGGGTTGACCGGCGGATCGGGCGCGAACGCCGCGCGCGAGATCTTGAAGGAATTGCGAAAGTAG
- a CDS encoding nucleotidyltransferase domain-containing protein has product MNRLIEEKRDEIERVCRRHGVRRIELFGSANGPGFDPAHSDLDFLVTFRELEFNQYADAYFGLLEDLQAVFGRPVDLVVTSAIQNPYFRQAVESSRTLVYAD; this is encoded by the coding sequence ATGAACCGCCTGATTGAGGAAAAACGTGACGAGATTGAGCGCGTGTGCCGGCGCCATGGCGTCCGCCGCATCGAACTCTTCGGTTCGGCCAACGGACCCGGCTTCGATCCTGCCCACAGCGATCTGGACTTCCTGGTAACGTTCCGGGAACTCGAGTTCAACCAATATGCCGACGCCTACTTCGGACTGCTGGAGGACTTGCAGGCAGTATTCGGCCGTCCCGTGGATTTGGTAGTCACCTCCGCAATTCAGAACCCATACTTCCGGCAGGCGGTAGAATCGAGCCGCACGCTGGTTTATGCGGATTGA
- a CDS encoding DUF86 domain-containing protein, giving the protein MSRASALALEFTRGKSFADYESDAMLRSAVERQLEIVGEALAQLARIDPATASRVSEYRRIIAFRNILIHGYAEIDHRIVWNVLELKLPIVYREAEGFLQEVEDKGTGA; this is encoded by the coding sequence ATGAGCCGCGCGTCCGCGCTGGCGTTGGAATTCACTCGAGGCAAGAGCTTCGCCGACTATGAATCCGATGCCATGTTGCGCTCGGCGGTGGAGCGGCAACTGGAGATCGTTGGCGAGGCCCTGGCACAGTTGGCCCGGATTGATCCTGCCACTGCTTCTCGGGTGAGCGAGTATCGGCGCATCATCGCCTTCCGAAATATTCTCATCCATGGCTATGCCGAAATCGATCATCGAATTGTCTGGAACGTTTTGGAACTGAAACTGCCGATTGTCTACCGTGAGGCGGAAGGCTTTCTCCAGGAGGTAGAAGACAAGGGAACGGGAGCATGA